ACTGAAGAAAGCTCCGGTTGAGGAGCCAAAAGCACCTGCAGAGCCAACAGCAGAAGAGAAATTATTAACCGAAATCCGAGATTTATTGAAAAAATAATTGTAGATTTGAAGATGGAAGGACTGTGTAACAACAGTCCTTTTTCTTTTTCCGAAAGCCTAAAATGAAAAACCGACTATTGCTAGTCGGTTTTTCATATCTATTCGATATTACGCTAATTTTTTGATTTGCGCGCTCAATTTAGATTTGTGGTTAGCGGCTTTGTTAGCGTGGATTAAGCCTTTAGACGCCATACGGTCTACGACTTTTTGCATTTCAACGAAAGCGGCTGTTGCTACTGCTTTATCACCGGTTGCTACTGCTGCGTATACTTTTTTGATGAATGTACGCATCATTGAGCGTTGGCTTGCGTTGTGTTGGCGGCGTTTTTCAGATTGAACCGCACGTTTTTTTGCTGACTTGATATTAGCCAAGGTCAAACTCCTAAAATATCTGTGTAAAAATTAGATATAAACCGTTTTGGTTTATATTGCCTATCGATAGTTTTTAATTCATTTTCAACGAGACACGTGCTTGAAAATAACACCGTTTTTCTGATAGAAAACGATAGGGCGAGATTTTAACAGTTTTTTTCTGATTTTCCTATAACAAACTGCTAAAATTATGATCGATTTTTAGGATCGCACTACAAGCGGTCTGATTTTTCAATAATTTTACCAATATTACACTCTATTATTATGAGCAAAAAACTTTTAAGATTAGGAATGATCGTAAGCGGAATGACCTTAATTTCACGCATTTTGGGATTAATTCGCGACATTGTGGTAGCAACCCTGTTAGGTACAGGTGTGAGTGCCGATATTTTCTTATTCGCCAACCGTATTCCTAATTTTCTCCGTCGTTTGTTCGCCGAAGGGGCATTTTCCAAAGCCTTTGTTCCCGTGTTGGCGGAATATAATGCCGATAATGACCTAAACAAAACCAGAGAATTCATCGCCAAAGTATCGGGTACACTGGGAGGCTTAGTAACTATTGTTACCCTTGTGGCAATGGTTGCCTCGCCTGTGGTGGCTGCCCTATTCGGAACAGGCTGGTTTTTAGATTGGTTGAATGATGGACCAAATGCGGAGAAATTTACCCAAGCTTCTTTTTTGCTGAAAATCACTTTCCCTTATTTGTGGTTTATCACCTTCGTAGCATTGTCCGGAGCAGTGCTTAATACCATCGGAAAGTTTGGCGTAATGGCGTTTTCGCCGGTATTGCTGAATGTGGCAATTATTGGTGTGGCGTTACTGGGTAGAGATTATTTCGACTCGCCGGATGTTGCTCTTGCGTGGGGGGTATTTTTAGGCGGATTATTGCAATTCCTGTTCCAAATTCCGTTTATGAAAAAAGAGGGATTATTGGTTAAGCCAAAATGGGCGTGGAAAGATGAAGGGGTAACGAAAGTTCGTAAATTAATGATTCCTGCTTTATTTGGAGTTTCAGTTACCCAATTAAACTTATTGCTCAATCAAGTGATCGCCTCATTTTTGATTACCGGCTCAATCAGTTGGATGTATTACGCTGACCGCCTCATTGAGTTTCCGCTTGGTTTATTTGGCATTGCGATTTCCACTGTAGTGCTGCCAAGCCTTTCCCGAATTGCTAAAAATAAAGATCTGACCGAATTACAACGGGGTGAGAACTTCCAAAATACAATGGATTGGGGCGTGCGAATGGTGTTATTGCTCGGTATTCCGGCGATGATCGGTATGGCGGTGCTTGCTCAACCGATCATTATGACGATGTTTATGCGAGGTAAATTCGGCTTTGAGGACGTGCTGGCAACCTCTTATCCGCTTTACGTAATGTGCTTGGGGCTGAACAGCTATATGTTGATTAGCGTGCTGGCAAACGGTTTTTACGCTAACCAAAATACCAAAATGCCGGTGAAAGTGGGGATTATTGCCGCTATTAGCAATATTTTTTTCGGATTAGCATTCGCCCCGTTTTTAGGCTATATCGGCTTAGCGTTGGCATCGGCTTGTTCAGCGTTAGTAAATGTGAGCTTGCTTTACTTCCACCTAGCAAAAAACGGATATTATAAAGTGAGCCGTACCACCATTATTTTTGTGCTAAAACTATTGATTGCTGCTTGTGTGATGGGGGCGTTATTGGCTTATTTCACACCTGCCATTGAAACTTGGGTGTTAATGACACTATGGCAGAAAATTTACTGGCTGGTTTGGCTGATGATTTTAGCCGCCGGTAGCTATTTTGTAGCAATTATTACCTTAGGCATTCGCAAAAAAGATTTTAGAGCAGCAGAATAAATGTTGAAATTAAAAATACCACCGCCGGTTTGGTTTCTACTTTGTGCGGCATTAATGTGGGGGATTAAGCGAGTTTTACCGGTCCATTTACCCAATTATCAGCACCCCATCATATTTATATTAGGGGCATTGATTGCAGTAATCGGGTTAATAATTGCCGTATCAGCAGTAGTTACGATGAGAAAAGCAGAGACAACTTCAAGCCCTTTTCAGCCACAACATACCTGCCAGATTGTAGATTGGGGGATTTATCGTAAAAGCAGAAATCCGATGTATCTTTCACTATTGTTAGGCTTAATTGTGTGGGCGTTGTGGCTTGGTTCGATTTTTGCGTGGTTCGTTCTGCCACTATTCGTTGGGCTAATTACCCATTTTCAAATTAAACCGGAAGAACAAATCCTCACACAAAAATTTGGACAACTTTATTTAGATTATGCAAGTCGGGTGAGACGCTGGCTTTAAAATACAAGCGGTTAGATTTTAATAGAAATTTGCAAAATTTTCCGAAAATCTAACCGCTTGTTTAATCGTTGAAGACTTAGTCTAAATTATTGACATCAGCCGTCATTAAGTTGTGCGAGTTATCCATCGCTAAATTAATAAAGCGTTCATACTGTTGTAGCACGTCGGCAATTAATTCTTCTTTGGTCATATATTGCACATCATAGCCCTCTCGCCCGTCTAGGAAATAAGTGATCGGCTCGTAAACCATATTTTCTTCAATATTCGGTAAGTTATCATCGCCTACAACTAAATCGGATAATTGACGTGGCACACTTTCAATACCGTAGATGAAATTACGTAAATTCTCTTTTACCACCTCAAACTCTAGTTTAGGGTTATTCTGGTTGGTAAAATTCATTTTTGCGGTTAAACCATAGCTTTCAAATTCCTCAATTAATTCAAGGAAAGCAGGTCTTGCGACTTTAATAAAGAAGTGGCGAACATCTTGTTGTTTACTTGGATTAACAATTTTTTCCAAACGTTGTTTCCAATCTTTACCTGCCCAATTTTGGCTGCCTTGAGAAAGTTTTTTATTGAAGTATTGGTTATCAACCATTAAACCTTTCCATAAGCCAACGCAAAGAATAAGCATAATAAACGTAAATGGCAGAGCGATAATCAACGTCATTGTTTGTAGCGATGATAAACCGCCTGAATAAAGCAATGACAGTGCCAATACGGCGAGCAACACACCCCAGAGAATAGTCTGCCATTTCGGGGCTTTTTCTTCCCCTTGTGAGGCAATGCTGTTAAGCACAAAGATACCTGAATCGGCGGAAGTAATGAAGAAAATAGAGATTACAACAACCGCAACGAAAGAGGCAATGATGCCAAACGGTAATTGCTCAAAGAGCGTAAAGAGTAGTTGTTCTGTGTTATTGCTTACTTCAGCTAATGCTCCGGCGGTTTGTTGATCAAACCAGATAGCAGAGCTACCAAAGCTGGTCATCCATAAAATGTTAAACAGCGATGGTACGAATAACACGCCTAAAATAAATTCACGAATGGTTCTGCCTTTGGAAATTTTAGCGATAAATAAGCCGACGAACGGAGCCCAAGAAGCCCACCACGCCCAGTAGAGAACTGTCCAGCCACTTAACCAGCCTTGACTTTCAGGCTCATAAGCGAATGTTCGGAAACTGAGTTCTAGCAATGAGCTAAAGTAGTAGCCTAAATTCTCGGTTAAACTTGAGAACAGGAATAGCGTTGGACCCGTAACAATGACAAAAATCAGTAGTAAGCCCGCAAGGGTTAGATTGATTTCACTTAAAATTTTAACGCCTTTTCCAACTCCTGTAATAGCAGAAAATACGGCTAATGACATCGCCACAATAACCATTACCGCAAGCACTGCAAAACCACTGTTTTCAATTAACCCTAAGTTATTAAAGCCGGCACTCACTTGCATAACCCCGAAGCCGAGCGTGGTAGTTAAACCAAAAATAGTGCTACAAAGGGCGATAACATCAATCGTATGTCCCCAAAAGCCTGAAATACGGTGCTTTAGTAGTGGGTAAAAGCCGGAACGAACCGTAAGTGGTAATTTGTATCTAAAACCAAAGTAAGCCAGAGCGAGGGCGATTACGCCATAAATTGCCCACGCGTGAATTCCCCAATGGTAGAAAGTAGTAACCATCGCTTCTTTTGCTCGTTCTGCTTGCGTTAAATTTTCGTGTACAGGCTTGAGATAATGCAGAATCGGCTCAGCAACGCCAAAGTACATTAATCCGATACCCATACCGGCGGCGAATAGCATCGCAATCCAAGAGCCAAAACTAAACTCAGGTTCATCAGTATCTGCCCCTAATTTAATATCGCCTAAGCGGCTGACAGAAAGAAAAATCAGAAACAGAAAAAAGATTGAGCCGGCAAAAATGTAGAACCAACTAAAATTTTTAAAAAGGATATTTTTAATTGCATCAAGGGAGGCTTGTGCAGTCTGAGGAAAGACAATACAGAATATCGCCACAAAGCCGACAAAAAAGACACTAGGAAGGAAGATAGGTGCTTTAAAGGTACTTCCTGTTTGTAATTTTTTGATGAAATCCAATGGTATTTACCTCTATCATTTATTATTCAGAAGTCCGAATATAGCAAAAAGTTATAAAAATGACAAATTAGGTAGAATTTGTAATAAGCATAACTTTTGTAAAAAAGTCGTAAAAAGCAACCGCTTGCACATTCATTATTTGTGAGTAGAATATTTTTTATTTATAAAAACAAAAAGACAATGCATACACAACATAGTGCTCCCAAAATGGTTTTACCCATTTTACTTTTGATCTCCCTTTCTCATTTGCTGAATGATTTAATTCAGGCGGTAATGGTCTCAATTTACCCGATGCTGAAACAAAATTATCAACTGAGTTTTGCTCAAATCGGTATGATTTCGTTAATTTACCAAATTACCGCATCTATTATTCAGCCGGGTATCGGGCTTTATACCGATAAATACCCAAAGCCAAATCTGTTACCCATTGGTATGCTGATTACGCTTTTCTCTGTGATTTTACTTGCCTTCGCTCCTAACTTTGGGGTATTGCTGATAGCGGCTGCGTTAATGGGTATTGGCTCTGCGATTTTTCACCCCGAAGCCTCTCGAGTGGCTCGAATGGCATCAGGTGGGAAATTTGGTACAGCTCAATCTCTTTTTCAAGTGGGAGGAAATAGTGGCTCGGCGTTAGGTCCGCTCTTGGTGGCGTTATTTATTGTACCGTTAGGGCAAAATGCGGTGATTTGGGTTGTCGTATTTGTATTATTAGCCTTATGGATTTTATATAAAGTGAGCCGTTGGGTAAAATATGAAGCTAAACCGCTCGTTGTTTCATCAAACCATATTCAACAACGTTTGCACGGCAAATTATTAGCTAGGGCATTATTAATTATTGCCTTATTAATGTTAGCGAAATTTATTTATATCGCCAGCCTTAGCAACTATTTCACTTTCTATTTAATGGAAAAATTTCAGTTGAATATGGCAACTGCACAGCTCTATCTTTTTGCCTTTTTAGGGGCGGTGGCAGCAGGCACTTTTGCCGGCGGACCGATTGGCGATAAGATCGGACGAAATGCGGTAATTTGGTTCTCTTTCTTAGGAATGGCACCTTTTGCATTATTATTGCCTCACGCCGATTTGTTTTGGACGATTGTATGTGCAATTTTCGCCGGCTTTATTATGTCATCGGCGTTTTCGGCAATGGTGGTTTATGCTCAAGAAGCGGTGCCGGGTAGAGTTGGGCTGATTTCAGGTACAATGTTTGGCTTAATGTTTGGTATTGGCGGCTTAAGTGCTGCTGTATTAGGCTTTTTTGCTGACGGATACGGCTTAGATGCTATTTTTAAAGCCTGTTCCTATTTGCCGTTGCTCGGCTTTGCTGCATTAGGATTGCCGAAACGAAATATTTAATGCTTTTTAGTGTTTTTTGCTCTGGTTTTTTTCATACTGAGTAAGAAAATAATGACACCAATCCAAACCAAAATGTAGCCAACCGAACGTTCGGCAGAGAGTTTTTCATTAAAGATCAGCACGCCACATAAAAATTGTAATGAAGGTGAGATGTATTGCAACATACCGAGTAAAGACATTGAAATGCGTCTTGCCCCCATTGCAAACCAAAGTAGTGGAATGGTGGTGGCAGCTCCTGAGCAGAGTAGTACTGTCATTTGCAAACTATTGAGTTCGCCGAATACTAAGATGTTTTGGTTATAACAAAAGCAAAGGTAGGCTATTGCAAAAGGCGACATCAGCAAGGTTTCAAGGGCTAAGCCCGATAATGGCTCCATTGGGGCGAGTTTGCGGATTAGCCCATAAATACAGAAACTGGCGGCTAAGATGAGTGCTACCCAAGGCACTTGCCCTGCAGGAATTGCCAGCCATAAAATGCCTGCTATCGCAAAACCGACAGAGAGCAATTGAGCTTTATTTAATTGTTCTTTGAGTACCAAATAGCCAACAAATACATTGAAGATTGGGTTAATAAAATAACCAAGGCTGGCATCTAAAATGTGCTCGTTAGTAATTGCCCACAAATAAGCCAGCCAGTTCAAGCCAATCATAAAAGAAGAAAGGAAGAAGATTCCCAACACTTTGGGCTGTTTGAAGGCATTGATTACTGCTCGCCCCTGTTGGAAAATCAGCAATAGAATAATGGCAAACACGGCAGACCATACCACACGCTGAGCCAAAATCTGCTCAGCAGGCATTCCCGATTGATTAATCGGATACCAATAGATCGGAAATGTTCCCCACGTTAAATAACATAGTAGAGCATAGTGCCAACCTTGTAATTTGCCTGAAATATTCATTTTGCTTTCCTAAAAGAGAGGTTACAAGCGGTCATATTTGTTGATTTTTTTGCAAATTGCAAATAACAAAATGCCATAAAAAACTAGGCTTTTTCGATACCGAACGAAATGACCTCTTCAATTTTCTTTGCATTCATCGCAAGCATTAAGAGCCTATCTACTCCCAGTGCGACACCCGAACAGTTTGGAAAACCTGCTTTGAGAGCCGCTAGGAAACGCACGTCTAGCTGTTGTGGTTCAAGTCCCATTTTTTCTCGTTGTAAATTGTCTTGCTCAAAGCGATGGATTTGCTCGTTTGCATCATCTAATTCGTGAAAGCCGTTACAGAGTTCTAAACCTTTGTAATAAAATTCAAAACGTTCGGCAACACGATGATCTTCAGAGCTTATTTGTGCTAATGCGGCTTGAGTAGAAGGAAAGTGATAAACCGCCGTTGGACGATCTTGCCCGATATTCGGCTCTACTACTTCACTGAATAAAAATTGTAACAAGGTTTCACGATTTTCGTCATCTTCACATTGCAAACCGTGCTTTCTCGCTTTTTCAACTAATTGTGCTTTAGTGGCAGAAAGCGGATCTAGCCCAACGTGGGTTTGGAAGACAAACTGGTAGCTAAAAGATTCCGCCGGTTCGCAATCTAAAATCTGTTGTAGTAAATCGTCCACTTCATTGATTAAACGATACATATCAAAATGCGGACGATACCATTCCAACATTGTAAATTCAGGATTGTGGCGTTTGCCTGCTTCTTCATTACGGAACACTTTGCAAATTTGAAAAATCGGACCGCTGCCTGCTGCAAGCAAACGCTTCATATGGTATTCAGGGCTTGTCATCAAATGGAGTGTTTTCGCCTCGCTGCTAAACGGCGATAAAAATTGTGTGCTGAACGTAGAAAGATGTACGTCAGTAACCGAGAATTCACTTAAAATTGGGGTTTCTACTTCTAAAATGCCACGATCGGTAAAGAATTTACGCAATTCAGCAATAATTTTAGCACGTTGAATGAGATGAGGGATTGAGGCGGTAGGTTGCCAATCAATGTTATCGAGTTGTAAATTATTCATAAAAAATGACCGCTTGAAAATGTATCGCTATTTTAGCCTAAAAAAACGCATCACCCTAGCTACTGAGCAAGAAAAAATAAAGTGTGTTTTTTTAACTTTTCTGCAACAAATTATATTTTCTCATTTTAAATATTAGAAATTTTCTTTTTATCGCTCTCCAATTAAGAGCCATTCTCAATACCTTTGTTATGCTTCATTACCTTTTTTGAGGTAGATCACAAAATCACACTTTTTATGTTACTAAATTGTAAAAACGGCTTATCTGATTGATTAAATAGTGGCACAATAGCATTACTTTTATGAATAAGTTTATTTAACTTTCGGAGTGCATTATGCAAAGTGTTAATTTTGATGTGGCGATTATCGGTGCCGGTGGTGGTGGCTTGCGTGCTGCTATTGCTGCGGCTGAAGCAAATCCAAATCTGAAAATTGCTTTAATTTCAAAAGTTTATCCAATGCGTAGCCATACAGTGGCAGCAGAAGGTGGCTCAGCAGCGGTAATTAAAGATACCGATTCTTACGATAATCATTTTAACGATACAGTGGGCGGTGGAGACTGGTTATGTGAGCAAGATATTGTGGAGTATTTTGTGGAGCATTCGCCGATTGAAATGACACAGTTGGAGCGTTGGGGATGTCCGTGGAGTCGTCGTGAAGATGGTGAGGTTAACGTTCGTCGTTTTGGTGGAATGAAAATTGAGCGTACTTGGTTCGCAGCCGATAAAACCGGTTTCCACATCTTACACACTTTATTCCAAACTTCGATTAAATATCCAAACATCGTCCGCTTTGATGAGCATTTTGTGCTAGATATTTTAACCGACAACGGCGAAGCTCGCGGTTGTGTGGCGATGAATATGATGGAAGGCACTTTAGTGCAAATCAATGCAAACGCAGTTGTGATTGCAACAGGTGGTGGTTGCCGTACTTATCGTTTCAACACTAACGGCGGTATTGTAACCGGCGACGGTTTATCAATGGCATATCGTCACGGTGTGGCTTTACGTGATATGGAGTTCGTTCAATATCACCCAACTGGCTTGCCGAATACCGGTATTTTGATGACTGAAGGCTGCCGCGGTGAGGGTGGTATCTTAGTGAATAAAGATGGCTACCGCTATTTACAAGATTATGGTTTAGGACCGGAAACACCAATCGGTAAACCTGAAAATAAATATATGGAATTAGGTCCGCGTGATAAAGTTTCTCAAGCGTTCTGGCAAGAGTGGCGTAAAGGCAATACCTTAAAAACTGCAAAAGGTGTTGATGTAGTTCACTTAGATTTACGTCATTTAGGTGAGAAATATTTACTTGAACGTTTACCGTTTATTTGCGAATTAGCGAAAGCTTATGAAGGCGTTGATCCTGCGAAAGCTCCAATTCCAGTTCGTCCTGTTGTTCACTATACAATGGGTGGTATTGAAGTAGATATGAATGCAGAAACCTCAATTAAAGGCTTATTTGCAGTGGGTGAGTGTGCATCATCAGGCTTACACGGGGCGAACCGTTTAGGGTCTAACTCCCTCGCAGAATTAGTGGTGTTTGGTAAAGTAGCGGGTGAAAATGCTGCCCGTCGTGCTTTAGAGGTAACAGCTCGTAACCAACCACAAATTGATGCTCAAGCAAAAGATATTGTGGCTCGTTTACACTCGTTGGCGAACCAAGAGGGTAATGAATCGTGGTCGCAAATTCGTAATGAAATGGGCGATTCAATGGAAGAAGGTTGTGGTATCTACCGTACACAAGAGAGTATGGAAGCTACCGTGAATAAAATCCAAGAGTTGAAAGAGCGTTATAAAAATATCAGCGTGAAAGATAAATCAAGTGTATTCAACACTGATTTACTTTACAAAATTGAGTTAGGCTTTATCTTAGATGTTGCCCAATCTATTGCTTGTTCTGCGGTGGAACGTAAAGAGTCTCGTGGTGCACACCAACGTTTAGACTATGTTGAACGTGATGATGTGAATTACTTGAAACATACACAGGCTTTCTATAATGCAGATGGTACACCAACTATTAAATACAGTGATGTGAAAATTACTAAATCACAACCACAAAAACGTGTGTACGGTGCAGAAGCAGAAGCACAAGAAAAAGCAAGAAAAGCAGCAGAAGCTCAAGCACAACAATAGAGAAGGAGCAGTAAAATGGCAAATTTAGAAAAAATGACCATCGAGGTGCTACGCTACAACCCAGAATCAGATAGCGAGCCACATTTAGATAGATATGAAGTGCCTTATGACAGCCAAACTTCACTATTAGATGCACTTGGATTTATTAAAGATGAACTAGAACCGGAGCTTTCATATCGCTGGTCTTGCCGTATGGCGATCTGCGGATCTTGCGGTATGATGGTAAACGGTAAACCAAAATTAGCGTGTAAAACATTTTTACGTGATTACAGTGGCTTTATGCGAATTGAACCGCTTGCTAACTTCCCGATTGAGCGTGATTTAGTGGTAGATTTAAGCCATTTCATTGATAGTATCGAAGCTATCAAGCCATATATTATTGATAACAAAGCACCAGAAGGACAGCGTACTAAACAAACGCCGGCACAGTTAGAGAAATATCGCCAATTCTCAATGTGTATTAACTGTGGCTTATGCTACGCAGCTTGCCCGCAATTCGGCTTAAACCCTGAGTTCATCGGTCCTGCGGCAATTACATTAGCTCATCGTTATAACCTTGATAACCGTGATAACGGACGTGCAGAACGAATGAAATTGCTCAGCAGCAAAAATGGGGTGTGGAGTTGTACTTTCGTGGGTTACTGCTCAGAAGTTTGCCCGAAACACGTTGGTCCTGCTTCAGCAGTGAACCAAGGTAAGCTTGAAAGTGCGAAAGATTATGTTATCTCAATGATTAAACCGAGATAGGAGGAAGAAATGTCAGCGACAAAACGTAGACCTTATGTTAGAGGAATGAAAGCAAGCTGGTGGAAAAAACTTGATTTCTACAAAATGTATATGGTGCGTGAAGCGACCTGTCTTCCAACGGTTTGGTTCTGTATCGTACTATTTTATGGTGCAGTTGCTTTAAGTAAAGGCACATTTGCAACCGACTTTGTAGACTTCTTACAAAATCCATTTGTAGTTGTACTAAACATTATCTCACTTGCAGCAATGCTTTATCACGCAGCAACACTCTATGTAATGACACCCGTAGTAATGCCTATAATCGTAAAAGGTAAGCATTTACCTGCTTATGTAGGAAGAAACATTCTTTGGGCTGCAACAGGTGTAATTAGCTTAATTGCATTAATCTTAGTATATATTTAAGAAGGGGAATAAAATGAGTTTAGATCAAAACCCAAAACGTTCAAATGAGCCACCTGTTTGGTTACTCTTCAGTGCAGGCGGTATGGTTAGTGCATTATTTTTCCCTGTAGTCATTTTTATTATCGGTTTATTACTACCATTTGGATTAGTTTCGCCTGACAACATTATTGCTTTTGCACAGAGTTGGATCGGAAAACTTACCATTATGGTATTAGCGATTTTCCCAATGTGGGCAGGTATGCACCGTATCCATCACGGCTTACACGATCTGAAAGTACATACACCGGCGGGTAATGTGATTTTCTATGGATTATCTATCCTATACACAATTCTAGTGATCATTGCTGTAGTACAGATTTAAGTTAAGAAAGACCATCTTGTATAGAGATGGTCTTTTTATCTTTCTACAAGCGGTAAAATTTACAAAGAAATTTGCAGATATCAGAAATCTTGCTGATAAAACGATCGTTTTGTATTAAATATCTTCAAAAAAGATCTTTTTTAAAAATTTTTTGCAAAAAACACTTGCGTAGATTTAATATTTCTCTATAATGCACCGCACACAACGACGCACTGTTGTGAACAGTTAAGTTAATATTCAGTGCGTCGTTCTTTTTTGCTCTTTAACAATTTATCAGACAATCTGTGTGGGCACTTGTTGATAGACTTGATTTAAAACTATTTTTTTAATTTTGAAGTCTTAATAGGTGCTTAACTAGAAATTCATTACTTTCTTTTAACTGAACTTTTTTAAGTTGAGCTAAGTTTGAAAGTGCGATTTTATGTCAGTACATATTGAGCGATTAAACTTTTTGAATTGAAGAGTTTGATCATGGCTCAGATTGAACGCTGGCGGCAGGCTTAACACATGCAAGTCGAACGGTAGCACAGAGGAGCTTGCTCCTTGGGTGACGAGTGGCGGACGGGTGAGTAATGCTTGGGAATCTGGCTTATGGAGGGGGATAACTACTGGAAACGGTAGCTAATACCGCGTAATGTCTAAGGACTAAAGGGTGGGACTTTCGGGCCACCTGCCATAAGATGAGCCCAAGTGAGATTAGGTAGTTGGTGGGGTAAAGGCTCACCAAGCCGACGATCTCTAGCTGGTCTGAGAGGATGACCAGCCACACTGGAACTGAGACACGGTCCAGACTCCTACGGGAGGCAGCAGTGGGGAATATTGCACAATGGGGGGAACCCTGATGCAGCCATGCCGCGTGAATGAAGAAGGCCTTCGGGTTGTAAAGTTCTTTCGGTAGCGAGGAAGGTGATTGTTTTAATAGAGCAATCAATTGACGTTAACTACAGAAGAAGCACCGGCTAACTCCGTGCCAGCAGCCGCGGTAATACGGGGGGTGCGAGCGTTAATCGGAATAACTGGGCGTAAAGGGCACGCAGGCGGGCTTTTAAGTGGGATGTGAAAGCCCCGGGCTTAACCTGGGAATTGCATTTCAGACTGGGAGTCTAGAGTACTTTAGGGAGGGGTAGAATTCCACGTGTAGCGGTGAAATGCGTAGAGATGTGGAGGAATACCGAAGGCGAAGGCAGCCCCTTGGGAATGTACTGACGCTCATGTGCGAAAGCGTGGGGAGCAAACAGGATTAGATACCCTGGTAGTCCACGCCGTAAACGCTGTCGATTTGGGGATTGGGCTTTGAGCTTGGTGCCCGTAGCTAACGTGATAAATCGACCGCCTGGGGAGTACGGCCGCAAGGTTAAAACTCAAATGAATTGACGGGGGCCCGCACAAGCGGTGGAGCATGTGGTTTAATTCGATGCAACGCGAAGAACCTTACCTACTCTTGACATCCTAAGAAGAACTCAGAGATGAGTTTGTGCCTTCGGGAACTTAGAGACAGGTGCTGCATGGCTGTCGTCAGCTCGTGTTGTGAAATGTTGGGTTAAGTCCCGCAACGAGCGCAACCCTTATCCTTTGTTGCCAGCGATTAGGTCGGGAACTCAAAGGAGACTGCCGGTGATAAACCGGAGGAAGGTGGGGATGACGTCAAGTCATCATGGCCCTTACGAGTAGGGCTACACACGTGCTACAATGGCGTATACAGAGGGCAGCGACCCAGCGATGGTGAGCGAATCTCACAAAGTACGTCTAAGTCCGGATTGGAGTCTGCAACTCGACTCCATGAAGTCGGAATCGCTAGTAATCGCAAATCAGAATGTTGCGGTGAATACGTTCCCGGGCCTTGTACACACCGCCCGTCACACCATGGGAGTG
The sequence above is a segment of the Mannheimia bovis genome. Coding sequences within it:
- the rarD gene encoding EamA family transporter RarD; amino-acid sequence: MNISGKLQGWHYALLCYLTWGTFPIYWYPINQSGMPAEQILAQRVVWSAVFAIILLLIFQQGRAVINAFKQPKVLGIFFLSSFMIGLNWLAYLWAITNEHILDASLGYFINPIFNVFVGYLVLKEQLNKAQLLSVGFAIAGILWLAIPAGQVPWVALILAASFCIYGLIRKLAPMEPLSGLALETLLMSPFAIAYLCFCYNQNILVFGELNSLQMTVLLCSGAATTIPLLWFAMGARRISMSLLGMLQYISPSLQFLCGVLIFNEKLSAERSVGYILVWIGVIIFLLSMKKTRAKNTKKH
- the epmA gene encoding elongation factor P--(R)-beta-lysine ligase; amino-acid sequence: MNNLQLDNIDWQPTASIPHLIQRAKIIAELRKFFTDRGILEVETPILSEFSVTDVHLSTFSTQFLSPFSSEAKTLHLMTSPEYHMKRLLAAGSGPIFQICKVFRNEEAGKRHNPEFTMLEWYRPHFDMYRLINEVDDLLQQILDCEPAESFSYQFVFQTHVGLDPLSATKAQLVEKARKHGLQCEDDENRETLLQFLFSEVVEPNIGQDRPTAVYHFPSTQAALAQISSEDHRVAERFEFYYKGLELCNGFHELDDANEQIHRFEQDNLQREKMGLEPQQLDVRFLAALKAGFPNCSGVALGVDRLLMLAMNAKKIEEVISFGIEKA
- the frdA gene encoding fumarate reductase (quinol) flavoprotein subunit, which translates into the protein MQSVNFDVAIIGAGGGGLRAAIAAAEANPNLKIALISKVYPMRSHTVAAEGGSAAVIKDTDSYDNHFNDTVGGGDWLCEQDIVEYFVEHSPIEMTQLERWGCPWSRREDGEVNVRRFGGMKIERTWFAADKTGFHILHTLFQTSIKYPNIVRFDEHFVLDILTDNGEARGCVAMNMMEGTLVQINANAVVIATGGGCRTYRFNTNGGIVTGDGLSMAYRHGVALRDMEFVQYHPTGLPNTGILMTEGCRGEGGILVNKDGYRYLQDYGLGPETPIGKPENKYMELGPRDKVSQAFWQEWRKGNTLKTAKGVDVVHLDLRHLGEKYLLERLPFICELAKAYEGVDPAKAPIPVRPVVHYTMGGIEVDMNAETSIKGLFAVGECASSGLHGANRLGSNSLAELVVFGKVAGENAARRALEVTARNQPQIDAQAKDIVARLHSLANQEGNESWSQIRNEMGDSMEEGCGIYRTQESMEATVNKIQELKERYKNISVKDKSSVFNTDLLYKIELGFILDVAQSIACSAVERKESRGAHQRLDYVERDDVNYLKHTQAFYNADGTPTIKYSDVKITKSQPQKRVYGAEAEAQEKARKAAEAQAQQ
- a CDS encoding succinate dehydrogenase/fumarate reductase iron-sulfur subunit, coding for MANLEKMTIEVLRYNPESDSEPHLDRYEVPYDSQTSLLDALGFIKDELEPELSYRWSCRMAICGSCGMMVNGKPKLACKTFLRDYSGFMRIEPLANFPIERDLVVDLSHFIDSIEAIKPYIIDNKAPEGQRTKQTPAQLEKYRQFSMCINCGLCYAACPQFGLNPEFIGPAAITLAHRYNLDNRDNGRAERMKLLSSKNGVWSCTFVGYCSEVCPKHVGPASAVNQGKLESAKDYVISMIKPR
- the frdC gene encoding fumarate reductase subunit FrdC: MSATKRRPYVRGMKASWWKKLDFYKMYMVREATCLPTVWFCIVLFYGAVALSKGTFATDFVDFLQNPFVVVLNIISLAAMLYHAATLYVMTPVVMPIIVKGKHLPAYVGRNILWAATGVISLIALILVYI
- the frdD gene encoding fumarate reductase subunit FrdD encodes the protein MSLDQNPKRSNEPPVWLLFSAGGMVSALFFPVVIFIIGLLLPFGLVSPDNIIAFAQSWIGKLTIMVLAIFPMWAGMHRIHHGLHDLKVHTPAGNVIFYGLSILYTILVIIAVVQI